A DNA window from Leishmania donovani BPK282A1 complete genome, chromosome 25 contains the following coding sequences:
- a CDS encoding RNA-binding protein, putative, translating to MSAAQNGSATSTPAQQSKPEPIAAPVAGEGSTSGGYAFDPDALRNLIVNYLPPLMNEAQVYELFGQFGRIESVKIIYDKITGESRGYGFVKYQFFFSATYAVSCLNRFEIGGKKLKVAYANAPAAKEAYDMLRLSAVALSMQQQQAMQSMYYHQMVLAQEQQGAPAASSVAASAPMVGGADYGPYMNRVGGGYAMRQRESGAGYARGMYPGMVAGSSVYLAGPSASGSRSITPAIAPIGF from the coding sequence ATGTCGGCCGCGCAGAACGGGAGCGCCACCtccacgccggcgcagcagagcaagCCTGAGCCAATCGCTGCCCCTGTCGCGGGTGAGGGCAGCACGTCTGGCGGCTACGCGTTCGACCCtgacgcgctgcgcaactTGATTGTCAACTACCTTCCACCGCTGATGAATGAGGCGCAGGTGTACGAGCTGTTTGGCCAGTTTGGCAGGATCGAGAGTGTTAAGATCATTTACGACAAAATCACTGGCGAGAGTCGTGGCTACGGGTTTGTGAAGTACCAattcttcttctccgccaccTACGCAGTGTCCTGCTTGAACCGGTTTGAGATTGGCGGCAAGAAGCTGAAGGTGGCATACGCGAACGCCCCGGCCGCGAAGGAGGCGTACGACATGCTTCGACTCTCGGCAGTTGCGCTGagcatgcagcagcagcaagccaTGCAGTCCATGTACTACCACCAGATGGTTCTTgcgcaagagcagcagggGGCGCCAGCCGCGAGCTCGGTTGCCGCCTCGGCTCCGATGGTTGGTGGTGCCGACTACGGCCCATACATGAACAGAGTGGGCGGCGGCTACGCGATGAGGCAGCGCGAAAGCGGTGCCGGCTATGCTCGAGGCATGTACCCGGGGATGGTGGCAGGCAGTTCCGTGTACCTTGCCGGCCCGTCCGCAAGTGGTAGTCGGAGTATCACCCCTGCCATTGCTCCGATCGGCTTCTGA
- a CDS encoding ATP-binding cassette protein subfamily B, member 1, putative → MRSSSRLVWQPVSRTALTSVRRLASDIRLRTDYGNATPAQRPTASKGLIYVTEPAARKGSFARYVRSARDQAPYIAGAVVGVCIYSAATLAIPAGFGALIDQASRGQMPLGTSMQLLGWFSLCATGNYLRLYCIGYAGENIIAKLRRALYSGILRQPAAFFDSTENRTGALVQRLSMDCNVVGSSLTEAVTNGSKNLLQTIGSISVMLYYSPLLTSVIVCMIPPVAIFAGSYGRYIRKLQHNMQDALADMGTVAEERLSNIRTVKSFGTEAQEESWYGKNVKRVFDLSMRMVRWNSVYVASLQTVGYGAMYCIMWAGSMLVTSGHLTPGVLFSFMLYTVYCGIGLMGLTNLATEINKGYGASLRLFDILDKAEAVRQAHTACKQLTPITCDWRVTFKDVTFAYPTRPEALIYRNMSLTIEPSRCTCVVGSSGSGKSSLAMLLLKLYEPTAGLVQLGEHDLRDISSHWLHEHIGYVGQEPVLFGGSIAQNIAYGAPGRNWDDPIDRWLYAAVVEAARKANAHDFISALPDGYDTFVGESGRSLSGGQKQRIAIARALMRHPRITILDEATSALDSESEVVVHDAISRLIEEAKDSKRQHTVLMFAHKLSMIRKADHILVLDKGQVAVEGTFAEVSKNKLFCDLVGLVATPQVGAGTS, encoded by the coding sequence ATGCGGAGCTCCTCGCGGCTTGTTTGGCAGCCCGTCTCGCGTACCGCCTTGACGAGTGTGCGGCGGCTCGCCTCCGACATCCGTCTGCGCACTGACTATGGCAACGCTACGCCAGCGCAACGCCCCACGGCAAGCAAAGGCCTGATCTATGTGACGGAGCCGGCAGCGCGGAAGGGTTCCTTTGCCCGCTATGTGCGGTCTGCGCGGGACCAGGCGCCGTACAttgccggcgccgtggtggGGGTGTGCATCTACAGCGCGGCCACACTCGCCATTCCCGCCGGCTTTGGCGCGCTCATCGACCAAGCAAGTAGAGGGCAGATGCCGCTCGGTACGtcgatgcagctgctgggtTGGTTCAGTCTCTGTGCAACGGGCAACTACCTACGACTGTACTGCATCGGCTACGCGGGCGAGAACATCATCGCGAAGCTACGCCGCGCCTTGTACAGCGGCATCTTGCGTCAGCCGGCAGCGTTTTTCGACTCCACAGAGAACCGCACCGGCGCGCTCGTGCAACGACTATCTATGGACTGCAACGTCGTGGGTAGCTCCCTGACAGAGGCGGTGACAAACGGCAGCAAGAATCTGCTGCAGACGATCGGCAGCATCAGCGTGATGCTCTACTACTCACCGCTGCTGACGAGCGTGATTGTGTGTATGATACCGCCGGTGGCCATCTTCGCCGGCTCGTACGGCCGTTACATTCGCAAGTTGCAGCACAATATGCAGGATGCTCTGGCCGACATGGGCACCGTCGCCGAGGAGCGGCTGTCGAACATCCGTACTGTGAAGTCCTTCGGCACCGAGGCGCAAGAAGAGTCCTGGTACGGCAAGAACGTCAAGCGTGTCTTCGATCTCAGCATGCGCATGGTGCGCTGGAACTCCGTCTACGTTGCGTCACTGCAGACGGTAGGGTATGGTGCCATGTACTGTATCATGTGGGCCGGCTCGATGCTCGTCACCTCCGGCCATCTGACCCCTGGcgttctcttctccttcATGCTCTATACGGTGTACTGCGGCATTGGGCTGATGGGGTTGACGAATCTGGCCACCGAGATCAATAAGGGCTacggcgcctcgctgcggctCTTTGACATCCTGGACAAGGCTGAGGCAGTgcggcaggcgcacacaGCATGTAAACAGCTGACGCCAATCACGTGCGACTGGCGCGTGACTTTCAAGGACGTGACCTTCGCCTACCCTACGAGGCCGGAGGCGCTCATCTACAGAAACATGAGCCTCACCATCGAGCCATCCCGCTGCACTTGCGTCgttggcagcagcggctccggCAAGTCGTCCTTGGCCATGCTGTTGCTGAAGCTATACGAGCCGACAGCCGGTTTGGTGCAGCTTGGCGAGCACGACCTCCGCGACATCAGCTCACATTGGCTGCACGAGCACATTGGCTACGTTGGGCAGGAGCCGGTGCTGTTTGGCGGGTCCATCGCACAGAACATCGCCTACGGCGCTCCAGGCCGAAACTGGGATGACCCGATCGATCGCTGGCTCtacgctgccgtcgtcgaggCGGCCCGCAAGGCCAACGCGCACGACTTCATTTCCGCGCTGCCGGACGGGTACGACACGTTCGTTGGCGAGAGCGGCCGCAGCCTCTCTGGCgggcagaagcagcgcatcgccatcgCGCGTGCCCTGATGCGCCATCCGCGTATCACCATCCTGGACGAGGCGACGTCTGCGCTCGACAGCGAGAGTGAGGTGGTAGTGCACGACGCCATCTCGCGCCTGatcgaggaggcgaaggactcgaagcggcagcacacggTGCTCATGTTCGCACACAAGTTGAGCATGATCCGCAAGGCGGACCACATACTCGTACTGGACAAGGGGCAGGTTGCTGTTGAGGGCACCTTCGCGGAGGTGTCCAAGAACAAGCTCTTCTGCGACCTCGTGGGGCTCGTCGCCACACCGCAGGTAGGCGCCGGCACGTCGTGA